The proteins below are encoded in one region of Pristiophorus japonicus isolate sPriJap1 unplaced genomic scaffold, sPriJap1.hap1 HAP1_SCAFFOLD_532, whole genome shotgun sequence:
- the LOC139254088 gene encoding uncharacterized protein, whose protein sequence is MTDTAAAETAPPAAAAQTKAPSMKKKAAPRSKPAGPTLGEQNLKVVADGSDRKGMSLAAIKKKPAAKKSPAKKPAAKKSSAKKPAAKKSPVKKAPTVKKTAKAAARKKAAAAKPKSPKKASGAKVGSGYIKKSREELASHSAAV, encoded by the exons atgactgacactgcagccgccgaaaccgctcctcctgccgccgcagctcaaaccaaggctcccagtaTGAAGAAGAAGGCAGCTCCCCGCTCCAAGCCAGCCGGTCCCACGTTGGGCGAACAGAacctcaaggttgtggccgatggcagcgatcgcaaggggatgtccctggccgcgataaagaag aaaccagcagccaagaaatctccggccaagaaaccagcagccaagaaatcttcggccaagaaaccagcagcgaAGAAATCTCCGGTCAAGAAGGCGCCAACAGTAAAAAAGACAGCGAAAGCGGCGGCTAGGAAGAAGGCGGCGGCGGCgaagcccaagagccccaagaaggcctcgggcgcaaag gtcggctccGGCTATATAAAAAAGAGCCGGGAGGAGCTCGCGTCTCATTCAGCGGCTgtttga
- the LOC139254083 gene encoding histone H2B 1.2-like, whose product MPEEKKTVTSKKGAKKVKKTPPKGGKKRRKSRKESYSIYIYKVMKQVHPDTGISSKAMGIMNSFVNDIFERIAGEASRLAHYNKRSTISSREIQTAVRLLLPGELAKHAVSEGTKAVTKYTSSK is encoded by the coding sequence atgcctgaggaaaagaaaacAGTTACttccaagaaaggcgccaagaaagttaagaaaacaccaccgaagggaggcaagaagcgcagaaagtcgaggaaggagagttactctatctacatctacaaagtgatgaagcaggttcatccCGACACTGGCatttcctccaaggccatgggcatcatgaactcatttgtgaacgatattttcgagcgcattgcgggtgaggcttcccgcctggcccattataaCAAGCGATCCACAATCAGTtctcgggagatccagaccgccgtgcgcctgctgttgCCCGGGGAGTTGGCCAAGCACGCCgtatcggaagggacaaaggcggtcacTAAGTACACCAGCTctaagtaa